CAAACAGCTAAGCTAGTTACTCCCATTAGAGATCTGTGCCGAAATGTGGTATTCTTTCTGAAGGTCAACGACAAATGCAACTGAGAAGCTGCTGCAATTCAGCAACAGATTGGCAGGCCTAAGATGAAGCCGGTTCAAGAGATGGAAACAAAGTGGAACAGCACACTTTTCATGCTTCAATGACTTTATGAAGAACGCGATGCAGTTGTTGCTGCATTAACACAAACAATAAACCTTAGAACAGCATGCAGAACGGCTGACTCTATTAATCAGGTTTGTATACTATTGTGAGTTATTTAATGTAAAGGGACCTGTTGTTTGTAAGCGCTCTATTTGTTTACATAGTATACATGCCGTGCGGAGTTAGTCCATCCTTTGACATGTCAGCAGTGCCGACTCGCAAATAATCAGGTGGGTATGCTACTGATTTATCGCATGCCCATTATGAAAATTCCATCGCTAATTCGGTACTCTTCTTTTATCAGCTTAAAGCGCTCCGGGGGTATAAGCCCATATGACACGGGGTAGCTGATTATTACCCAGTGACCCAGCTGACCCAGCTTCCCCTTCTTCTTTTTGGGCAGgtacttttttgtttaagtaCCTGCCCGGCGGCATACATTTCTGCGACGCCTGGTCCACCCCTTCCTTTATGCTGTCCTGCTCCTGGGAATAACTGTGGGACAGGGTATTAATCCGTGCGGGTATTCGCGCACCCCCGCATTGTTTCAGCCAGAGGAGGTTTGCGTGGTTGTATGGTACGGTTGTGGTGGTGTGTACGAGTTAagttcgtgtgtgtgtgtgacttaTAGTGTATAGTGTGAGAAGGACACgtcgttttgtgtgtgtgtgtgtgtatagtgtGCGTGTGGTAAATGGGTTAAGTGAGGAATGAGTGCTAGtttgtttactttattttgtattttgttataAAGTATGATGtggtttattttgtgttttctgtttatttgatttaataTTGGTTTCACAATTTAGTGtttatttggttattttgtggAGCGTGGTATTCTATTCAACTGTTAGATCAGCCGGGGAGGAATGTAACTTCTctaaatatttctttttttgtaattgttcacTGAGTGGTTTGTaacttttgtgttttttttttaaacgcgtgTGGTGAAGTGAGCCCAaagtaatttgtatttaaagtgTGTGGTGAAGTGGAAATTTGCTTTTCTTTATTTCTCCCTGTGATCCGATCTGAACTTTTGATGTCTGTTACCTAATCTAGTGTTtttagtatgccatacagacccgtttgccactgaacctgcattaacgtatggttgggttgtgattttggcgttttttttctattgcgaatagtatgccatacagacccgtttgtacactgaacctgcattaatgacgacagtggggcttccggcctcagtcaaacgggttggcacgtatggtcgggttgcgattttggcgctttcttgtgtcttgtgaatagtatgccatacagacccgtttgccactgaacctgcattaacgacgacagtggggcctccagccttagtcaaacgggttgacacgtatggtcaggttgcgatgttggcgttttctcgtgatcttgtaaatagtatgcaatatagacccgtttgccactgaacctacattaacgacgacagtggggttacaggccttagtcaaacgggtcgacaggtttcattttctcttaaaaatcggaaggtgacccttagttaccatatataccgtcgcagtgggcccccaatttgcaaaatcctcaactgtggataaaacaattatgcctcaatagttagtctgtctgaaactaagctgattaaaccacatcactgtgtgacacttgcattacatgtgaacggcccctacgctaataggattttgtttttctctccctgtctcgtccctgggtcccattgaccctgaggacaatgggacaaacagacccagttccggtagatgtgaaagtcggcacacctctgatctactggtcgtccttcagtgtgatgcccagctgatgcctgaccaacgaccaccggcaggacccgcttaatatccacttaatctccgcttaagctccttatccgtttatatgtgtgtatatacatgtatatctcccaagggtttttccctcctaggacttttatttttatttcctcggctaaacaacccggggtttttgttttttttctcctagggggttttttaccccggggaggtagcctgctttggcttaacttagcttcttcttctagacgttacattagtaatatgcttgctcataatgtcgcgtcatagacgcagcaaatttgactgcttatgctattgtgtattatgttatgctatctgtcgtttttctgtgcttttactgcttctattaatgtaaagctgctttgaaacaattgagtattgtgaaaagcgctatataaataaaattgaattgaattgaattgaattttttaaatgaagctAGCTTCACTAGTCTTGTGATCaagatattacattaaattgtGGTTTTACTCTGTATAAATAAAgtattgttatttttgtatTCATGTCTCCTCTGAATCTTTGTGGGAACTTACCTGTGTGCCATTATTTCCCTGGGTGCAATTCCCAGGGTGGCGTAGTCGGTGTTACAAAGACTTAGGTGTTTACAAAATCTTTAAGAGGTTCCAAATAGTACCTTCTTAAAGGTAAATTGTGGTTGGAATAACACCTTTGGGTGCCAcatttgtatgtatatatatatatgtaaacgaATAAGGAGATTAAACAGGTTGAACTGGGTttgtttgtctcaatgtcctctggatcgaggacgagacagggagcgAGAAACAAAATTCACATGTTGGCATGTAAAGCAAGTGTCACACATTGTTGTGGTTTAATACCTGTTCAGTTCCCAGCTATTGCGCAACTAGTATATTACCAGCTTGCTTGTGTCAGCATGCACACTCTTCGCTGCCGTCGTCTGCGGATTGAAGAACATGCTGAAATTCTTAGGGTAAAGTCAAGGGGAAAGCCGAAGTCTGCCCTGTCTTGGTTTTCATATGAAATTTTAAGGGGACTGAAGTGATCACAAATTTGTGTACAGTTTATAGAGCTATAAGTGAAGAAAAGCTGACATATTTTTTCCCAATGTATGGTAACCCAAATTTgcaatgtgacctctgcatgtTTCCTGAGAGTTCTGTCAAAGCCGAGATGGTCACCTATGAGCTCCCCAGACTCACTGCACATGTCTGACCCAAGATGTCTGCCATACCTGTACTTGTATCCAAGATGTCCGCCATGCCTGTACTTTTTCACAAGATAGCCCCCACGCCAGTGTCCGttcacaagatggctgccacgCACATGCCTGGCCCACCGTTCCTCCCCCGTTCTACCTCCGCTTCACCACCCACCTGGACATTTTTCACACTTCCTGTTATGTTTTCAAGTCAATTTGTAGTTCTGTTCTGCCTCTGCCTGTCTCTCCTCCACCAATGTTACAGTAGCACTCAAAAcactttacatatgaaagggggattcttctcaaccaccaccaatgttcAGCATCTACCTGAATGATGCGACAGCAGCCATATTgtgccagaacgcccaccacacaccagcttattagtggaaaGGATACAGAGTGATAGGCCAATGGGCAAATTTGGCCAGAAtgcggggcacacccctactctttttcgaaaaACATCCTGGAATTTTTaacgaccacagagagtcaggaccttggTTTAACATTTCATCCAAAGGACGGATGAACAGCCAGAGATTGTAAGCTCTTGAAGGACGTCTCATCTGAAGCCTACAATATTTTACAATAATAAACCCAATGAACTGGTTTTAAATAGGATGGGGAATGAGTAACAGGTGTGCAACACGATACTATCCACACGGTCGTTGGTATTGCTCATTACCACAAGTTGAATCATCAGTACAGTTGGTGAGATCATAATCACTCTCTCTGTCAAAGTATTCCTGTGGCAAAAAACTAGATGATTGACCCATCAAAAATGTTCCAATAAAAACTTTATATAaaaattctgtatttttttttttcttccaaTATAAGCTTTAAATGAACATCAAGAAAAGTGGATAGTGCCtctaaaacaacttttgttCTATACTAAAGGCAATTAATGCTGATCTGACTTATAACACCTCAGGCAATAACAGGTGTTTCCCATAAAGCATGTGTTTGACCTCTTTACTGttaattttaaaactaaaaGTGAAACTAAGATCTTATTTTAACCTcagataaaattatttttatgccAGTATTGAGTTTATTAATAACAACTCAGGCTTAGATACTAAAAAcacaatagaatatacagtttgtacagtataaaatgcattaagtctatggaatgtccccacaaaacatggacaccagaaggtgtgtgtgtgtgtgtgtgtgtgtgtgtgtgtgtgtgtgtgtgtgtgtgtgtgtgtgtgtgtgtgtgtgtgtgtgtgtgtgtgtgtgcgtgtaccTGGTAATCATCACATTGTGGGGACCAAATGtacccacaaagataggaataccagtaaatTTTACCTTGTGGAtacattttgaggtccccatgaggaaacaaccttaaaataaaaaagaatctATATAGTAAGAGATCAGTaacaaaataagtatttaattcatactatttttaaagtaatataatctatattgcatctgttggaaaggtctaagaacgtagttttcatatttcaaaacctttaagcagtaataataaagcagttactgtaatttattcatttgttacaagagtatgcagcaaacctcacagcaaaccaacacaaacctcagtttttaTGCAttcaaaaataatactatatcgcattttttatttattacaaataaatgtaaactgctataaaaaatattttttacctccagacacttccgtAAAAAACTTCCGTAaaaaagtgtcttctttaaaccAAGACCAAAATAatgggttgtgcacaccaaaactttttagacgcgtttaaaagttttggtgtgcacaaccccttaggCTTCTAGACAAAAAAGGCagatttatattaatttgaaggtgtacaTCACCGTTTCACCACCAAAGAATGcaccagttaaagggttaaatatgtttttcaaGTAAGAAACTAAATCAATAATAAGCATAGACCTATTTGTTTTtcacattaataataataaaaaaatgacatacaAATATAAACTTGTGTGTATATAAAAGAGCTTTTGAAACCAATTTATTTTTAGTCGGCATCACCATAACTTGCATATATCTTCCTTCATTGTACCTCTTTTAAAGCTCatgtaacacacgctgtttctgcatttctgatgtaaATCTGGAGTActtatagagtagtattacatcctttttatctccgaagagtctttagtttaatcagatttataaaagaaaggtcagctttaccgaatctttccgataacgtacgaaaaaatgaagaaggtcatgcaacacttataacttataattcactacatgttttttttaattaaacaaagctatctcgcgtgatatgatgtttgaaAGTTCAAGCGTCTCCCGCTTCATTTCTTACACCTGCTTCATCAGAATACCATACGGGCGGAAAGATTTCTCCACAATCTCCTTCTCTTTAGCAGCTGAGGTGCCTTCAGGAATCTCAATCAGCCAGTAGTCCTGCCTTTTACACACTTTCCTCATTTTTGGATTGATCCTGTTCTGCATGATGACTCTgtatttctttccatttttggATGTAAATTCCCTGCTGTAATCAAAAGCCTGATCGATGTCATATGTTGAATATATTCCTCGCCCATATTTTTCTCTGTCACCTGGTTTGTAATAAGATTTCACAATCTTTTTAGCATTTTCAATGGTGGTTCCATGATAGGAGACGGGCCATTCACCAGCCACTGAGTGACTCCTCCATCCATCCGTGCCCAGCCAGGTATTTCCATCAGGATACTTATTCAGGACTTTGAGAGCAAAACGGTACCATCCACATGGGCGTTTGTATGGCTCATCGCCACGCTTGCAAATTGACTTGTCATTGCAGTATCTGAAATCATAATCAAACTGTGGGTCCAAAAATCCATTCATGTCCACAAACAACTCCTTGCCTGGACCTCCATTGAAAAGGTTTCCAAAAAAGgttgaaaataataaattctCTACATTAAGCTCATTAACATTTGACATTCCTTTGGATCCCGGCTTGATAGGAACGCCAAGAATCACAGAGAGTGCTTCCAGACAAATTAGCTGTTCCATTGTGGATACAGTTATTGTTGATCTGTCTCAACAGCCTGGAACAAGTCAAAAGTCTTTCTGCTCGACAATGGTGATGTTTTAAGCGAAAGCACTTCTGCTCTGCTTTATATAGGGGTGTAGTTTATGGTGGGATGGGAAGAGCTTAAcccaagtatttaaaaatagctattaccccccccccccaacatTAATTCTAACATTAACTCACACTTGTTCTGCAAAATTCTAAACACAGGCAGGCAAAACTTGAACACAACTACACAACTTGAACACAGTTATCATCGAgtaaacacaacaactcaaaactgttcacatttttttctaatggtatttttttacCAATTGTATGGATTGGAAACGGTCTGAGAGGCAGAAGAAGAGTAAGAGCAGGACACCAGAGACGATTCAATTGGCAAAATTTTGCAGTTGGATTGCTgaatttttacaaaatacaagtggTGCATACACAACATATCGAAAACTGATTATTACTTGCAATGCTTACAGTAAAGTATTCactatatttaataaactaaactTGTGATACAATAATAGGTATTTTTAAACAGTATTTTGCGAGTGTGTAGTAATATACAATAAACCTGTATTTTTCTGTAAGCAGATGTCCTGGATGTTGTATTTtccaattttttaaggtaatgtATAATGGACGCtctatattgtttatattattgtgtatgattTAAAAGCTTggtttgattttgagtacacGTGAAATGGTTTCGAAAGGATTGTTCAATTTTGCTATAAGAGTCAAAGGTTTTGTGAATTTAGTTTGAAAATTTGGATTTGTGTTTAAGGTTTTGAGAAAATGAGTGCGGGTTTTTTTCAGAAATGTCTtatagcaattcagaaaaaaatgtaagatgTGGGCATGTCTTTAATGtctataaaaaaattacagttgTCCTAAActgatcataatttttttccttTGAGATTATCGATAAGTGTTTATTGCTTTTTTGAACCTCCATGAACTATGGAAGACAATAAAGATTTCAACTCATCACGGGAATGTACAGATATTTGAATTCAAGACACAAACTACTAGTGATGTTAGGTtcttgaacgaatcgttcttttgaGCCTGTTCTCATGAAGTAACCGGTCGAGCCATTTTGCAAATCGAACTAAATCGAACTTTAGTTACCTTAGGCACCCTTGATGCAAGTCCAAGAGGGCGCACCAGAgtcatattttgggacagactcgagcgtcacgccggaaataggaagagaagttgcccatcagtgtgaactccttc
This genomic interval from Misgurnus anguillicaudatus chromosome 8, ASM2758022v2, whole genome shotgun sequence contains the following:
- the LOC141365586 gene encoding uncharacterized protein, which encodes MEQLICLEALSVILGVPIKPGSKGMSNVNELNVENLLFSTFFGNLFNGGPGKELFVDMNGFLDPQFDYDFRYCNDKSICKRGDEPYKRPCGWYRFALKVLNKYPDGNTWLGTDGWRSHSVAGEWPVSYHGTTIENAKKIVKSYYKPGDREKYGRGIYSTYDIDQAFDYSREFTSKNGKKYRVIMQNRINPKMRKVCKRQDYWLIEIPEGTSAAKEKEIVEKSFRPYGILMKQV